CTTTTTTGGTATTCTTCTCGAACTTGGTTTGTATATTCTTCTCCAAGTGTCAGTAAACCAATTGCACCAAATTGTGTCGTTTCAGCTGGGCAAAGTCTTGCTTGAGCAAATTTAAGCGCGTTTTTGTAAAATTCCTTATTTTTCGTAACAAATGTACCAATTCTTGCCCCACAGGCGCTGTATCTTTTCGAAACACTGTCAACCATTATCAATTGATCCTCTATACCATCAAAATGAAAGGCAGATATATGTTTTCTTCCATCGAAAGTAAACTCTCTATAAACTTCATCTGAAATTATCACAATATTGTGCTTTTTAGCAAAATCGATTATCTGTCTCATTTCTTCGTAAGTATAAACGGTACCGGTAGGATTAGATGGATTTGAAAATAGTATAGCCTTTGTTTTTGGAGTTAACACAGATTCAAATTTATCAACTGATGGGAGTCTGTAACCGTCCTCTGGATGTGCTGTTACAGGAACTAACTTAACATTAAGATAAGATGCAAAACCAAGATAATTTGCGTAGAAAGGTTCTATTGTTATTACCTCATCACCCGGGTCACATACAACACCGAGTGCAAACATAATTGCCTCACTTCCACCATTTGTGACTATGATATCATCTGGGGTAACGTGTATGTTGTGTCTTTGGTAATATTTAGAAAATGCCTCCCTCAACTCGGGCAGTCCTTGGGAATGTGTGTAAGCAACAACTTCAGGTTTGTATTTCTCAATGTATTCGTACCAGACATTTGGAGTCTTAATATCAGGTTGTCCAATGTTAAGATAATAAATATGTATCCCCCTTTTCTTGGCTTCATCTGCGTATGGTACAAGTCTTCTTATCGGGCTTGCGGGAGTTTCTATCGCTCTTTTCGATACCATTTTAATTCCTCCTCTTTTGATTGATACACATCATCTATGAAAATACCACTAAAATACCACTCAATCGGAAATCCACTAATCTCTCAATAAAAATTGAGACGCAACCATCTGAAAAACGCATAATAAATTCTAGATACATAAATAACCAGCTAAAATATTCAAATGTGCATTAACTACTGACAGCTGTTTTGTGTTCATTTACCGTAATTAGCATTCTTAAACAATGGTGATGCTCAACCATAATTCTGAATTAATATCTTAATTTTACCAATTGCTTCTTTTTGATTTTCTTAGCAAATTCAAAAGCAAAATACACATTTCATTTTAAAGATATTCCACATAAACTACCTGTGTACTCTCGACTTCCTCAAGTTCAACTGGTTTTTGGCAAATTATCTCAAGATAAGCATATTCTTCTGTGTAAGAAATATCAAGTATATTAACTCCCATATAGCTCAGCGATTGCATTTTTTTACCATACGAATGAAAATCTATCTTCAATTTTTGCTTGTATGCTCTCTTTTTCAGTTGTATACTTTTTGTTTCAACCGCTTTATCTATAGTCACTTGAACGGCTTTTGAATAAGCATCTATCAGTCCACGAACACCAAGCTTTACACCGCCGAAATACCTTGAGACAACGGCTGCAACGTTAAGCAAATTATTCTTGCGGAGTGTGTTAAGTATTGGCAATCCAGCTGTCCCAGGTGGTTCTTTTCCATCAGAATAATACTCAACAACGTTATCTGAGCTAATATTTAATATTCTATAAGCTGTACAATTGTGAGTTGCATCTTGGTATTTTTTAGATATCTTTGAGATGAATTCCCTTGCATCTGTTTCATTTTCAGCAAAAGAGATAGTTGCAATAAAAACAGATCTCTCTACATTTATCTTCTCTTCAATGATGCCTTTAATTGTTTTGAACATCTCCGTTGGCATTATTGAAATAATCCTCCTTAACTTTGGTGACAATTAACTAAACTTAAGGAGTTAAACAACTGGATAGAGCTTTTTCGATCTATTCCATTGTTCTTGAATATTATACCATTAATGTCCTTATAAAGTATGTCTTAAATTTTCGTACAAAATTAAAAAGTGCCCAACAGGGCACCTTTTCAGCTCACAGTTTTTTTAACCCATTCAGATATTTTATTTCACCAGTACTCTTCAATGGTATCGTTTTGTATGTCATATTGTGTTGTGCTATTATACGTCTTATTGTTCTCGTTTTTGATCTCATGACAATTGATTCTGTTATAGCTGTATTCTTGTAAAATTTTACTCCTTTAAGCATATCTCCGTCGGTTACGCCAGTTGCCGAAAAAATAACATTATCTGACTTTATCAAGTCATCTGTTTTATATACTTTCTCTAAGTTGTATCCTTGCTCTGTCAATTTAATCTTCTCAGTTTCGTCGAGTGGCCACAGTTTAACTTGAATTTCACCACCAAGCGATTTTAAAGCAGCAGCTGCCAACAAGGCTTCAGGAGAACCACCGATACCGATGTATATATCTACGTTGCTTTCTGGAAGGGCAGTCGCAATTGCGGCTGCTATGTCTCCATCACTTATCAGCTTGATTCTGGCGCCGACCTTTCTTATTTCATCAATTATTTCTCTATGTCTATCTCTGTTAAGTACAACACAGGTCAGTTCGGAAATTTCCATTCCAAGAATCGCTGCCGCTACTCGTAAGTTTTCCCTTATAGATGCATTTATATCTAATTTCCCTGCTAATTCAGGTCCTACTGCAAGCTTGTAAGAATAGTAAGTCGGCAGATACTCAATTGCACCTTTCTCAGTTGCTGCAATTACACTTATAGCGTTTGGAAGCCCATATGCTACAAGTCTTGTTCCATCTATAGGGTCAACAGCAATATCTAATTCTGGATCATCTTCTGCCCATCTTCCGACTTGTTCACCTATATAAAGCATGGGTGCTTTATCCTTCTCACCCTCGCCAAGCACCACGGTCCCTTTCATCTCGATATAATCAAGCATACCTCTCATTGCATCAGATGCTGCTTTATCAACAATCTCCTTATCACCCCTTCCGAGATACCTACTTGCCATCAGTGCAGCTGCTTCCGTAACTCTCACAAGCTCTAACGTAATCTCTTTTTCCATCGTGCCACCCCCTTCTCATGCTTTCACAATCATTTTACCACTTAGATAATTTTAATAGAATTGTTACAAATCATAGGATACTATTGCATGATTAAAGAAGAAAAAGTATAGTTGATAATGGAAAATTTTTGAAAAGAATTTACACGTTAAAACCTAAAATTTTCTATTCTTGCTCTCTTGAAGAGAATTAGTCAAGAAACATTTTCAGACTTACAAAACTAATGTTATAAAGATATTGAAATTGACCTGGTTTGGGGTTAGATAACCAAATTGTAGCTGCTAGCAAAGTATCAGCGGATAATAATTATGCTAATGTAAGGAGGTTTAGCAAAAAATAATACCTTTAGGTAAGCTCGTATTGGAGAGTTATGTCTCGGATACAAAATAAATTTCCAATACGCATAATTTCACTTATTATTTCGAAAATCGTTGATTATTTCTATGTTTAAATCAATAAGTGTTACTTGGTTCCGATAACTTGTCTTTGTAAAATAGTATCCATCAGAATTACGGGTTATCGGGATAGGAGCTGTAATGGCGCATTCTTGAAACGGTTCTGCAGGAATAACACAATAGAAAGGGAACATTTGACTTATCATCCAAGCCTTCTTCTTATCATCTGTTACGATAATCTTTACACCTTTTTTTTCAAATGCTCGAAGCCTTTTTAAATCAAAATCAGCTATATAGTCAACCAATTGTCCTTGACGCTGAATTTTATCATTTATTAACAAAATGTGCTTTTTTCTCGGATTTATGCCAGCATTTACCAAATCACGCTCGTTGATATTTTTCCCAACGATTACATCCGCTGACTTAAGTTCAAGGTTGAATTCTACCGCTAACCTTTTGATATCATTTCCATCAAAATGAACAACAGCCAAAGTAACGACTCTTTTGTATTCCCTATTCTTCAGTGCAAACTTCTTTATCAGGATTTTAAACAGATTAATAAGTTCACTGAATTTAGACATATTTATATTTTCTCACTTAGTCTTATTTTTTGACTGTGTATTCGGTTGCTCTACAACTACCAAAATCCTGCCAAGAGCGTATTTTCTCGCTGATAGCAAAAAGATTGGTTTTCTATCTACCTTATTTTGAAGAAGTCCATCAGACATTTCTGCTGCGTCCCAAACCCAAATATTACCGTATTCATCAATTGTCTCAAACACGGTAACATGGTCAAAAGTTCCATCTTCATTCATATCTAAAAAAATCAAGTCGCCTTTTTTCAAATCTTTCACGTCTTTGAGTGGTTTCGTATTGTATTTATAAAGATTATCAGCTGTAACATCTAAAACCAACGAACCTTTGTAGACGAATTTTTTAAAACCAAGTTTGTTGAGTATGTATACTACTAGTCCACTGCAATCAATACCAAATTCATTTGTTCCTCCCCAAACGTATGGTGTATTTTTTAAGCTTGTTAAGAATTGAAACATGCGTTCTATTTCAGAAGCTGTGAGCTCTCTTGTTGTAAACGAAAAAACACCAACAGACAACATTATACTGAGTATGATCAGTATTTTGATAAAAGATTTCATAAATCAAAACTCCTTTCTGATGAAATTGAAATCATCATATATTATACCAAAGATTCCTTACTTACTCCAGCTGAATTCTTAATACTTTTCTTTTTTTACTTACCTATGGTATAATCTTGGTAGTCTGATTCCAAATCATTAGCGCAATTTTTCAAAGGAGGTCAAGTAGATGGAGTGGGTGTATATAAAGGATTTAAAAAAGTTTATTGAAAAAGAAATAGAGTTAAGAGGTTGGGTAAGAAGGAAAAGATCGAGTGGTAAAATTGGATTTATAGAAATGAGAGACGGCACTGGATTTGTCCAAGTTGTAGTCGAAAAATCAACAGTTGGTGATGAGGACTTTGAAAAGGCTGACAAACTCAGATTAGAATCTTCCGTAATTATTCATGGAAAAGTCAGAAGTGATGAAAGGGCACCTGGGGGTGTCGAAGTACTCGCTACTAAAGTCATACCTGTTCAAACACCACAGGAAGATTTTCCTATTCAAAAGCCTGATCATAGCATAGAATACTTAATGGAAAACAGGCACCTTTGGTTAAGGGCGAAAAGACAATTTCATATACTGAAAATAAGAGATGCCGTCATAA
The Fervidobacterium sp. DNA segment above includes these coding regions:
- a CDS encoding pyridoxal phosphate-dependent aminotransferase, translating into MVSKRAIETPASPIRRLVPYADEAKKRGIHIYYLNIGQPDIKTPNVWYEYIEKYKPEVVAYTHSQGLPELREAFSKYYQRHNIHVTPDDIIVTNGGSEAIMFALGVVCDPGDEVITIEPFYANYLGFASYLNVKLVPVTAHPEDGYRLPSVDKFESVLTPKTKAILFSNPSNPTGTVYTYEEMRQIIDFAKKHNIVIISDEVYREFTFDGRKHISAFHFDGIEDQLIMVDSVSKRYSACGARIGTFVTKNKEFYKNALKFAQARLCPAETTQFGAIGLLTLGEEYTNQVREEYQKRRDATYEAMKEIPGVVVHKPEGAFYLSAKLPVGNAEDFIIWMLKEFNVDGKTTMVSPLSGFYATPGAGMSEIRIAYVLEAEKLADAVKILGEGIKKYNNELKR
- a CDS encoding YigZ family protein; the encoded protein is MPTEMFKTIKGIIEEKINVERSVFIATISFAENETDAREFISKISKKYQDATHNCTAYRILNISSDNVVEYYSDGKEPPGTAGLPILNTLRKNNLLNVAAVVSRYFGGVKLGVRGLIDAYSKAVQVTIDKAVETKSIQLKKRAYKQKLKIDFHSYGKKMQSLSYMGVNILDISYTEEYAYLEIICQKPVELEEVESTQVVYVEYL
- the glpX gene encoding class II fructose-bisphosphatase; this translates as MEKEITLELVRVTEAAALMASRYLGRGDKEIVDKAASDAMRGMLDYIEMKGTVVLGEGEKDKAPMLYIGEQVGRWAEDDPELDIAVDPIDGTRLVAYGLPNAISVIAATEKGAIEYLPTYYSYKLAVGPELAGKLDINASIRENLRVAAAILGMEISELTCVVLNRDRHREIIDEIRKVGARIKLISDGDIAAAIATALPESNVDIYIGIGGSPEALLAAAALKSLGGEIQVKLWPLDETEKIKLTEQGYNLEKVYKTDDLIKSDNVIFSATGVTDGDMLKGVKFYKNTAITESIVMRSKTRTIRRIIAQHNMTYKTIPLKSTGEIKYLNGLKKL
- a CDS encoding NlpC/P60 family protein, which gives rise to MKSFIKILIILSIMLSVGVFSFTTRELTASEIERMFQFLTSLKNTPYVWGGTNEFGIDCSGLVVYILNKLGFKKFVYKGSLVLDVTADNLYKYNTKPLKDVKDLKKGDLIFLDMNEDGTFDHVTVFETIDEYGNIWVWDAAEMSDGLLQNKVDRKPIFLLSARKYALGRILVVVEQPNTQSKNKTK